The following DNA comes from Desulfurella sp..
TCTTTTCTATATTAAGTGCTCTTTTTGATTCAATATAAATTTCAACGCAACAAGAGCTATTTCGTACCCACCCTGTATATTTTTTTAAAGCATTGTAAAGTACTGGTCTAAAACCTACACCCTGAACAATACCATATACTTTAGCTTTGATTGCAAACATTTACTAAATAAATTAAATATTTGTACATTGTATTTAAAAAACGATGCATATCCCCCTCTTTCTAGACGATGCTATATTAATAATATTAAATACGAATGTCAACATGATATTATCATAATGTTATTTAATTTAGTATGTAATGTATGGTTCTTTTAATTGCAATTATTAGAAGATTTAATTAAAAATAATTAGTTTTTTTATTGACAAGGCTAATTTTAATTCTTAAAATTGTACCCAAAATATACAAAGGAGGGGGGCTATGAAAAAAGACACTCTTGACTATGAAGCTCTATTGCCAGAAGTAGATGAGCGGCTAAAAAAAAGTTGTTCTAAAGAACAAGAACAACTGTTCTACAACAATCTCAAAGAAGCAGGTTTTACAAGAAGGGATTTTTTGAAATGGACATCAATGATTACAGCTGCTTTAACTTTGCCACCTATATTTGAACCACGTGTTGCAAAAGCAGTTGCAGCTATTGCTCCAAGACCTACAGTAATCTGGCTGCACTTTGCAGAGTGCACAGGCTGTACAGAATCTTTTATTAGAAACATTAATCCTTCAATTGAAAGAGTCATATTTGACACAATTAACCTTGCATTCCACGACACATTAATGATGGCATCGGGCAAAAGGGCTGAAGAAGCTTTAGAGTCTGCAATAGCAAAGTATAAAGGTAGCTATATATTGGTAGTGGAAGGTGGTATACCAACAAAGGATAACGGTATATTTTTGCGCATTGGTACAAACGCAGAAACTGGCCTTCATAGATTAAAAAGAATATCAAAAGATGCTAAATACATAGTAAATTTTGGCACGTGCTCGTCTTTTGGAGGCGTACAGGCAGCATATCCAAACCCAACGGGTGCAAAAGGCGTTCATGATATTTTGGGTTGCGAGGTGGTTAATGTATCTGGTTGTCCACCGAATTCAGTAAACATGATAGGAACACTTGTACATATTTTATTGTTTGACAGGGTTCCACCGCTTGATTTAAGCTATAGACCAATCTGGGCTTACGGCGGCAGAATTCACGATAACTGTGAGCGCAGGGCACACTTTGATGCTGGTGAGTTTGTTGAAGAATGGGGCGATGAAGGCGCAAAAAAAGGCTGGTGTTTGTATAAAATGGGTTGCAAGGGGCCTCTTACATACAACAACTGCCCAAGATACAGGTTTAACCAAAGCACAAACTGGCCAGTGGGAGCAGGTCATGGCTGCATTGGATGCTCAGAACCCGACTTTTGGGATACTATGGCACCGTTTGAAGAGCCAAATGATAAAGCAGGCATAAGGATTCCTGCATTTGGCGGCGTAGAAGCTACAAGCGATGCCATTGGAGAACTTGTAACAGGCATTACGATTGGTGCGGTAGGTGTACATGCTGCTGGCTCAATAATCAGAGCGAAAGCTGAAAAGAAAAAGAAAGAAGAAGAAAAAGAAGAAAAGAATAAAAACGATCAAAACAATACAGGCGAAAATAAATAACAAAGAGGGGGAGTAATATGGCAAAGGCACAAAAAGAAGTTAATCAACACTTAGTAGTTGATCCTATTACGCGTATTGAAGGACATTTGCGCATTGAAGTTAATATAAAAAATGGCAAGGTAACTGACGCCTGGAGTTCTGGTACACTTTGGAGAGGCATAGAACCTATCCTGCAAGGTAGAGACATAAGGGATGGTGGCTTGCTTGCCCAGCGTATATGCGGTGTTTGTACATACTCTCACTATGAAGGCAATACTATGGCTACAGAAGTTGCTCTTGGCATAAGACCGCCAACAAATGCAAGGTTAATTAGAAATTTAATTAATGCAGCACAATTTATGCAGGATCATATAGTCCATTTTTACGCCCTGCATAGTCTTGATTGGGCTGATATAGGAGGAGCATTAAAAGCAGACCCTCAAAAGGCGGCTGATTTAGCTTATGAATTTTCAAAAACACCATATAATGCTTCTGTTGCTCACTATAGAGAAGTAAAAGAAAAACTTGCAAAATTTGTAGCAAGCGGACAATTAGGGCCATTTGCAAATGCATATATTGGTAACCCGCTTTATAAGATGACTCCTGAAGCTGATTTAATAACAATAAGCCATTATTTAGATGCATTGCAAATTCAAGTAATTCTAGGACAAATGAAAGCCATTTATGGAGCAAAAGATCCTCATCCACAAACACTTGTAATTGGCGGAATCTCAAGTGTTATGGATTTACTTGACCCAAATAGACTTGCAGAGTACAAATACAAATTAGATAATGTTCACAATTTTATAAAAAATGCTTATCTTCCTGATATTGATATGCTTACACATTTTTATAAAGATGAGTTTGTAAAAGGTTGGGGAATTGGAAACTATAATTTCTTAAGTTATGGTGGTTTTCCAGAAACAAACGATTGGGAAGCAAAATACAGATATCTACCTCAAGGTGTTGTATACGAAGGCAACCTGAATATTTTTGAACCCACAGTAGATGAAAAGTCAATCACAGAAACTGTTGCCCACTCATGGTATGAAGGACCAAAAGTTGGACTATACCCTGGAATTGAAGAAACAATACCTCAATATACAGGTTTAAACCCAGATAATACAGTTAAAGGAGATGGAAAATACTCGTGGGTAAAAGCACCACGCTACAAAAGAAAAGTTATGGAAGTAGGTCCACTTGCCAGATGGGTAGTAGGGTATGCAACAAACCACAAAGACATGAGAAAACGCGTTGATGAATTTTTAAAAAAGCACAATGCAAAATTTGAACAAATGTATTCAACAGTAGGCAGAACCGTAGCAAGGGCACTAGACACGGATTATATTTGCGATGGTGCTTATATATTTATAAAAGATTTAATTGCAAACTTAAAACAGGGTGATGAAAGTACGTGGACAAGGTTTGAATTTCCAAAAGAAGAAACAAACGCATGCGTGGCGCTTGTTGAGGCACCAAGGGGTTCTTTAGGTCACTTTGTTACAATAAAAGGAAAAACAATTACGCACTACCAGGTAGTTGTGCCTTCTACATGGAATGCTTCTCCAAGAGACGAAATCGGCCAAAAAGGAGCCTATGAAGCTTCACTGATAGATTTACCCGTACCAGATCCAAATGAGCCATTAGAAATTTTACGTACCATACACTCATTCGATCCATGTCTTGCATGCGCTGTACATTTAATTGATACAGATAGTGGTAAATTGCGTAAATTTAAAGTCGAGGTGTAATATGGATAGTCAAGTCAAAATGCACTACAGGTGGACAGTTGCACGAAGACTAATACACTGGACAACATTTATATGCATAGCAGTGCTAACTTTCACTGGTTTTTATATAGCTGATCCTTTCTGGTTTGTTTATTCGCCAGGCACAAGAGAAGCATACAATACATTTGCTATGGCAGATGTAAGATTTATACACTTTACTTTTGGCTTTATATTTATGTTTGCTATTATTATGAGACTGTATTATGCTTTCTTTTCAAGATACGATGCAGATTGGAAAAGTTTATTGTTTGAGTGGTTTAATATTAAAGAATGGAAAACTGTGCTTTCCTATTATATTACATTCAAACCATATGGTGTGCCAATTAAAAGTAAGTATAATCCACTTCAATCGCTATTTTACTTTTTATTTATTGTAGCTTGCTTCTTTCAGATTATATCTGGCCTTGTAATGTTTACAATGGGTCAAAACTCCATTCTCGGTATGTCTTTTATGCAAAAAGCACTATACTGGTTTGTAAGCCTGATGGGCGGCTATGCCCATGTATACGATTTGCATAGATTGCTTACATGGTTTTTTATAGTGTTTTTTATAGGTCATGTGTATATGATATTAGCCCATGATGTAGGCGATAAAAAAGGTACAGTATCATCTATGATTTCTGGATACGAGGCAGAAAAAGAATGAACAATATTGCAGTTATAGGCTTGGGTAACACATTGCTTGGCGATGAAGGCTTTGGCGTTCATTTAGTTAATAAATTGAAATCAAAATATACATTCAGTGAAAATGTTAAAATTTTAGATGGAGGAACCGTAGGGTTCCTCTTAATTGAGCATTTTTTAGAAAATGATAAACTTATATTTGTAGATGCAATAAGAGCAAATGATACACCAGGCAGTATCTATAAATTCAATGTAAAAGAGCTTCCTCCAAATATTACATTTGTATCATCTATCCATGAAATTGGCCTGGGTGATATTTTAGGGCATGTAAGATTAATGGGCTTGGAAAAAGAAACAGTAGTAATTGGAATTGAACCACTCTCGGTTTGCCCAAATGACTTAACTATTACACTAACACCTTTAATGGAAGAAAAAATGCCTTCCGTTGAAAAGTTAGTATTAGAACAAATAAAAGAATTTGGTGGAAGTTATGCATGAGGGGGCAATAGCCCAATCTGTCGTGGAAGTTTTACGCGACATAAAAACCCAAAATGGGCTATTGAGCATAACTTCCGCTACCCTAAAAATTGGTGCAGTCTCGGGCGTTGCTATCGACGCCCTTCTTTTTGCATTTGAAGCAATACAAAAAGAAGAAGAATTTATCAAAAACACAAAACTTAATATAATCTATGTAAACGTAAAAGCAAGGTGTAGTATATGTGGCAAAATTTATGAATTTGATAATACAGACGATCTGGTTATGGTTTGTCAAGATTGCCAGATGCCACTTACAATAATAAATGGCAAAGAATTAGAAATTGTAGATGTGGAGGGACAGTAGTGAAAAGGATTGTTGTTGAAAAAAAGATACTTGAAAAAAACGACGATATTGCAAATAGTATCAGGAGCTTGCTTGACAAAAATCGTGTTTTTGGCTTAAATGTCATGAGCTCGCCGGGTGCTGGCAAAACAACACTTATTGA
Coding sequences within:
- a CDS encoding HyaD/HybD family hydrogenase maturation endopeptidase encodes the protein MNNIAVIGLGNTLLGDEGFGVHLVNKLKSKYTFSENVKILDGGTVGFLLIEHFLENDKLIFVDAIRANDTPGSIYKFNVKELPPNITFVSSIHEIGLGDILGHVRLMGLEKETVVIGIEPLSVCPNDLTITLTPLMEEKMPSVEKLVLEQIKEFGGSYA
- a CDS encoding hydrogenase maturation nickel metallochaperone HypA gives rise to the protein MHEGAIAQSVVEVLRDIKTQNGLLSITSATLKIGAVSGVAIDALLFAFEAIQKEEEFIKNTKLNIIYVNVKARCSICGKIYEFDNTDDLVMVCQDCQMPLTIINGKELEIVDVEGQ
- a CDS encoding hydrogenase small subunit, with the protein product MKKDTLDYEALLPEVDERLKKSCSKEQEQLFYNNLKEAGFTRRDFLKWTSMITAALTLPPIFEPRVAKAVAAIAPRPTVIWLHFAECTGCTESFIRNINPSIERVIFDTINLAFHDTLMMASGKRAEEALESAIAKYKGSYILVVEGGIPTKDNGIFLRIGTNAETGLHRLKRISKDAKYIVNFGTCSSFGGVQAAYPNPTGAKGVHDILGCEVVNVSGCPPNSVNMIGTLVHILLFDRVPPLDLSYRPIWAYGGRIHDNCERRAHFDAGEFVEEWGDEGAKKGWCLYKMGCKGPLTYNNCPRYRFNQSTNWPVGAGHGCIGCSEPDFWDTMAPFEEPNDKAGIRIPAFGGVEATSDAIGELVTGITIGAVGVHAAGSIIRAKAEKKKKEEEKEEKNKNDQNNTGENK
- a CDS encoding nickel-dependent hydrogenase large subunit; this encodes MAKAQKEVNQHLVVDPITRIEGHLRIEVNIKNGKVTDAWSSGTLWRGIEPILQGRDIRDGGLLAQRICGVCTYSHYEGNTMATEVALGIRPPTNARLIRNLINAAQFMQDHIVHFYALHSLDWADIGGALKADPQKAADLAYEFSKTPYNASVAHYREVKEKLAKFVASGQLGPFANAYIGNPLYKMTPEADLITISHYLDALQIQVILGQMKAIYGAKDPHPQTLVIGGISSVMDLLDPNRLAEYKYKLDNVHNFIKNAYLPDIDMLTHFYKDEFVKGWGIGNYNFLSYGGFPETNDWEAKYRYLPQGVVYEGNLNIFEPTVDEKSITETVAHSWYEGPKVGLYPGIEETIPQYTGLNPDNTVKGDGKYSWVKAPRYKRKVMEVGPLARWVVGYATNHKDMRKRVDEFLKKHNAKFEQMYSTVGRTVARALDTDYICDGAYIFIKDLIANLKQGDESTWTRFEFPKEETNACVALVEAPRGSLGHFVTIKGKTITHYQVVVPSTWNASPRDEIGQKGAYEASLIDLPVPDPNEPLEILRTIHSFDPCLACAVHLIDTDSGKLRKFKVEV
- the cybH gene encoding Ni/Fe-hydrogenase, b-type cytochrome subunit — its product is MDSQVKMHYRWTVARRLIHWTTFICIAVLTFTGFYIADPFWFVYSPGTREAYNTFAMADVRFIHFTFGFIFMFAIIMRLYYAFFSRYDADWKSLLFEWFNIKEWKTVLSYYITFKPYGVPIKSKYNPLQSLFYFLFIVACFFQIISGLVMFTMGQNSILGMSFMQKALYWFVSLMGGYAHVYDLHRLLTWFFIVFFIGHVYMILAHDVGDKKGTVSSMISGYEAEKE